One window from the genome of Anopheles merus strain MAF chromosome 3R, AmerM5.1, whole genome shotgun sequence encodes:
- the LOC121596702 gene encoding protein kinase C and casein kinase II substrate protein 3 isoform X1, with protein MSHHSDDQLLQAGSDSFWELNNYKRTTKRIEDGYKLCTELQTLIQERAEIEKAYAKNLKAWSKKWGELIEKGPEYGTTEAAWKGMLTEAERLSDLHLKIKANLCTDVTLQIKEWQKDNYHKSMMQIKERKEMEDQFKRAQKPWAKLLASAEKAKADYHAACKMEKSATNQERNASSDSSMSNDQLKKMQERVQKLKDDVAKSRDRYEQTLSEIKEYNPVYIESMTNVFRKCQEMEETRLCFFKNVLFSIHKCLNISEDPSLPQIYKEFHHTINNADHQKDLKWWSNNHGVNMGMSWPTFVEYTEEFRDIAKGIKSKEALPAAPITLIHQRPVAEDVHEYPPPPPANNNRLLGGGNRNSTALSISNSTSNNRTTTPTPNNDSPKSETASTKNEVATTPTRNSPSRAAPGGAVVTNGNSGTNGKANDSNPFEEEEEWDEGDGHDNLLVDNGEPGVPVKALYDYEGAESDELTFKQGDLFEKLEDEDEQGWCKGRKDGRVGLYPANYVEVVAT; from the exons ATGTCACATCACAGCGACGATCAGCTGCTGCAGGCCGGCAGTGACTCTTTCTGGGAGCTGAACAATTACAAACGCACCACCAAGCGGATAGAGGACGGTTACAA ACTATGTACGGAGCTGCAAACGTTGATTCAGGAGCGTGCCGAAATTGAAAAAGCATATGCCAAAAATTTGAAAGCATGGTCAAAGAAGTGGGGCGAATTGATCGAGAAAG GACCAGAGTACGGCACGACAGAAGCCGCCTGGAAGGGAATGCTTACTGAGGCGGAACGGCTTTCGGACctgcatttaaaaatcaaagcCAACCTGTGCACCGACGTCACACTCCAGATTAAAGAATGGCAAAAAGATAACTATCACAAG TCGATGATGCAAATTAAGGAGCGCAAAGAAATGGAAGACCAGTTCAAGCGGGCACAGAAACCATGGGCGAAGTTGCTAGCGAGTGCGGAAAAAGCCAAAGCAGATTACCACGCAGCATGTAAAATGGAAAAATCTGCCACCAATCAGGAACGCAACGCCTCCAGCGACTCATCAATGTCGAACGATCAG CTGAAAAAGATGCAAGAAAGGGTACAGAAGCTTAAGGATGATGTGGCGAAGAGTCGCGACCGGTACGAACAAACGCTCAGCGAGATCAAAGAATACAACCCCGTGTACATCGAGAGCATGACGAACGTGTTCCGAAAGTGCCAAGAGATGGAGGAGACCCGGTTGTGCTTCTTCAAGAACGTGCTGTTCTCCATACACAAATGCCTGAACATTTCCGAGGATCCGAGTTTGCCACAAATCTACAAAGAGTTCCACCACACGATCAACAATGCCGATCACCAGAAGGATCTCAAGTGGTGGTCTAACAACCACGGCGTCAACATGGGTATGAGCTGGCCAACGTTCGTG GAGTACACGGAAGAGTTCCGCGACATTGCGAAGGGCATCAAATCCAAAGAAGCTTTGCCCGCAGCGCCGATCACGCTCATTCATCAGCGACCCGTGGCCGAAGATGTGCAt GAATatccgccaccaccgccggccaACAATAATCGGCTACTTGGAGGAGGCAATCGCAACAGTACGGCCCTTAGTATTAGCAACTCGACTAGCAACAACCGCACCACCACCCCGACACCGAATAACGATTCGCCCAAATCGGAAACGGCTTCGACGAAGAATGAAGTTGCCACTACCCCTACTCGAAACTCACCTTCACGTGCTGCTCCTGGTGGAGCGGTCGTCAC CAATGGCAACTCTGGAACGAACGGTAAAGCAAACGACAGCAATCCCTtcgaagaggaggaagagtgGGATGAAGGTGACGGTCATGATAATCTGCTCGTGGATAACGGTGAACCTGGCGTACCGGTGAAGGCGCTGTACGATTACGAAGGTGCTGAAAGCGATGAGCTTACGTTCAAGCAGG GCGATTTGTTCGAAAAGCTAGAAGACGAAGATGAGCAAGGCTGGTGCAAGGGACGAAAGGACGGGCGAGTAGGACTGTACCCAGCGAACTACGTGGAAGTGGTGGCAACGTAA
- the LOC121596702 gene encoding protein kinase C and casein kinase substrate in neurons protein 1 isoform X2, with product MSHHSDDQLLQAGSDSFWELNNYKRTTKRIEDGYKLCTELQTLIQERAEIEKAYAKNLKAWSKKWGELIEKGPEYGTTEAAWKGMLTEAERLSDLHLKIKANLCTDVTLQIKEWQKDNYHKSMMQIKERKEMEDQFKRAQKPWAKLLASAEKAKADYHAACKMEKSATNQERNASSDSSMSNDQLKKMQERVQKLKDDVAKSRDRYEQTLSEIKEYNPVYIESMTNVFRKCQEMEETRLCFFKNVLFSIHKCLNISEDPSLPQIYKEFHHTINNADHQKDLKWWSNNHGVNMGMSWPTFVEYPPPPPANNNRLLGGGNRNSTALSISNSTSNNRTTTPTPNNDSPKSETASTKNEVATTPTRNSPSRAAPGGAVVTNGNSGTNGKANDSNPFEEEEEWDEGDGHDNLLVDNGEPGVPVKALYDYEGAESDELTFKQGDLFEKLEDEDEQGWCKGRKDGRVGLYPANYVEVVAT from the exons ATGTCACATCACAGCGACGATCAGCTGCTGCAGGCCGGCAGTGACTCTTTCTGGGAGCTGAACAATTACAAACGCACCACCAAGCGGATAGAGGACGGTTACAA ACTATGTACGGAGCTGCAAACGTTGATTCAGGAGCGTGCCGAAATTGAAAAAGCATATGCCAAAAATTTGAAAGCATGGTCAAAGAAGTGGGGCGAATTGATCGAGAAAG GACCAGAGTACGGCACGACAGAAGCCGCCTGGAAGGGAATGCTTACTGAGGCGGAACGGCTTTCGGACctgcatttaaaaatcaaagcCAACCTGTGCACCGACGTCACACTCCAGATTAAAGAATGGCAAAAAGATAACTATCACAAG TCGATGATGCAAATTAAGGAGCGCAAAGAAATGGAAGACCAGTTCAAGCGGGCACAGAAACCATGGGCGAAGTTGCTAGCGAGTGCGGAAAAAGCCAAAGCAGATTACCACGCAGCATGTAAAATGGAAAAATCTGCCACCAATCAGGAACGCAACGCCTCCAGCGACTCATCAATGTCGAACGATCAG CTGAAAAAGATGCAAGAAAGGGTACAGAAGCTTAAGGATGATGTGGCGAAGAGTCGCGACCGGTACGAACAAACGCTCAGCGAGATCAAAGAATACAACCCCGTGTACATCGAGAGCATGACGAACGTGTTCCGAAAGTGCCAAGAGATGGAGGAGACCCGGTTGTGCTTCTTCAAGAACGTGCTGTTCTCCATACACAAATGCCTGAACATTTCCGAGGATCCGAGTTTGCCACAAATCTACAAAGAGTTCCACCACACGATCAACAATGCCGATCACCAGAAGGATCTCAAGTGGTGGTCTAACAACCACGGCGTCAACATGGGTATGAGCTGGCCAACGTTCGTG GAATatccgccaccaccgccggccaACAATAATCGGCTACTTGGAGGAGGCAATCGCAACAGTACGGCCCTTAGTATTAGCAACTCGACTAGCAACAACCGCACCACCACCCCGACACCGAATAACGATTCGCCCAAATCGGAAACGGCTTCGACGAAGAATGAAGTTGCCACTACCCCTACTCGAAACTCACCTTCACGTGCTGCTCCTGGTGGAGCGGTCGTCAC CAATGGCAACTCTGGAACGAACGGTAAAGCAAACGACAGCAATCCCTtcgaagaggaggaagagtgGGATGAAGGTGACGGTCATGATAATCTGCTCGTGGATAACGGTGAACCTGGCGTACCGGTGAAGGCGCTGTACGATTACGAAGGTGCTGAAAGCGATGAGCTTACGTTCAAGCAGG GCGATTTGTTCGAAAAGCTAGAAGACGAAGATGAGCAAGGCTGGTGCAAGGGACGAAAGGACGGGCGAGTAGGACTGTACCCAGCGAACTACGTGGAAGTGGTGGCAACGTAA
- the LOC121596709 gene encoding histone H3-like centromeric protein HTR12 — MAPRKNTKKQPKPTARARQQRVERTPSPPRSVDLELAYRPLKTVNELRNVMGDESDDQTTAGSVMESYRDSTTQSRPNFSFLPSHKHSSPNNHGNKRTAAAAAADQPPATVHRLTSMSTVPNNGLEHEDTDSEPGPSTSRRGSSRSERDETGGSRISAASNTGGNSTKGQPSRSRKQKIPTNLNVLKEIHKLQGTVHNLIPKLSFGRLIREVLSEYSHRSLKVTPQMLECLQESAEVYLMQVFSDSYRCTLHRGRVTLIPKDMELALMLRRN, encoded by the coding sequence ATGGCACCGCggaaaaacaccaaaaagcaACCCAAACCGACGGCACGCGCCCGACAGCAAAGGGTGGAACGTACCCCAAGCCCACCGAGAAGTGTTGACCTAGAGCTAGCTTACCGGCCCTTGAAAACCGTCAATGAGCTTCGTAATGTGATGGGCGACGAATCGGACGACCAGACAACGGCCGGGAGTGTGATGGAATCGTACCGCGACAGTACAACCCAATCGCGGCCTAACTTTTCCTTTCTGCCGTCGCATAAACACTCCAGCCCAAACAATCACGGCAATAAACggaccgccgccgccgccgccgctgacCAACCTCCAGCAACGGTACACCGGCTCACCAGCATGTCCACCGTCCCCAACAATGGACTGGAACACGAGGACACTGACTCCGAACCCGGTCCCAGCACCAGCCGCCGGGGATCATCCCGAAGCGAACGCGACGAGACAGGCGGCAGCCGCATATCCGCCGCTTCCAACACTGGAGGGAATTCAACCAAAGGCCAGCCTTCCAGAAGTCGAAAGCAGAAAATCCCTACCAATCTGAATGTGCTGAAAGAAATCCATAAGCTGCAAGGGACGGTGCATAATCTGATTCCCAAGCTAAGCTTCGGGCGCTTGATCCGCGAAGTATTGAGCGAATATTCGCACCGTTCTCTGAAGGTGACTCCGCAGATGCTGGAATGTTTGCAGGAATCGGCCGAAGTGTACCTAATGCAGGTGTTCAGTGACTCCTATCGTTGCACCCTTCACCGGGGCCGAGTGACGCTCATTCCCAAAGACATGGAGCTGGCTTTAATGCTGCGGCGCAATTGA
- the LOC121596699 gene encoding integrator complex subunit 1, whose product MDRGKSGPGIRSTKKQQLSHPQAELYALGSKSSVGGSRGDDAKSRVVVGGVVSDRKREATSSMALGSGSGPASAKKIKLASGASASMVGGSSSGLAGVSGVGTSKISSGGDSSSSSSILEYWEQCAMECESVDLASTVLSAIEQQDSDSVVGYICGAIKLLISPKSKSESVLSLSLSYLARLRPHLFCNETITSALIAVLKRDSGGNAFKGRNNPTMHILACNLLARGYSDKKQWPESFIRTYIDDAINDRVWVDYEECAPFTDNIVAAFGTKIPPKWMLQPELSTLNPTTRDGTLPDDEHSTDSGMFGDALGKDPDANPPRFAHMREQLERMVMDAVKDQLNRRQGPDCSTKNFLRFLSLTCGILEVRAFVVPRLEMWIHNGKLVKPVQELLTFLCYNVTGQSPKEHEVLSNLAKVRLKSKPLINIFMIGLKEMINCQPEILTPLLKYVVQNELSNARNPNNMGMLAMMFQTKPTESAANLAEIYQEFLLQREDVLRTLRFFLRELVKMLRYDINLTVFCKMLLQNRADLTPQIASSEFRDRIFHSIVDLVCLCMFLSVSPQIREANVSIRSGRETKGSSALSAFYQQQSIIQDQALAWMKDVVPRVYKPISANDYKAALHKLLLLDSPEAYAKGDQWPPEPERAPLLRMVSEIPLQENLMLCILLIGIEKEIPFSIQDTMEITEQLVRRAGSLRHMDYPPLEITDLKIIELLFKMSEYHHPDNIVLPSNYEPPNLAISSLYWKTWIILLLISAHNPSSFGSFCWEQYPMLRLLMEMCITNQIGPPKPSEEELAVATLEKAQILEFENHLASNPITEQNSLLLSQLILMDPRGVARRPPNPVLDQIQQLNVSHRLGHLLCRSRKPDLLLEIIQRQGTSQSMPWLADLVQNSEGDFNHLPVQCLCEFLLANSGSVIVEASREAELLLYLQRVLQDETGEHQMMIGEVLEYFLRRLSSFSSASRQSAIRGLKLLLKVFQEEHDPGATVPIEANNGDWLLRYLPMIPHFPYVRPSVIVQLRAACQVENIPELVMVYIQFVAAHSAMDGEEAMLEHVMDMSHLIVERTTVFANIIPTLADPSEQRIQTLNCLFVMFNNFLIKLRDAKVIPHAFTEYPDLLLVQFADESQCHIHLNIIQAFVILLTHSSFISVAGQILDYWFPEGAPPPQAFTVDGSEPVCILPDWLKLKMIRSNVERLVDAALQGLTPDQIVLFVQNFGTPISSMSKLLALLDRAVIVQYEAVNAAILNKSYLAQLIEIQQARGAKNGHISVEALELLPQQLAAGGEQKMSIDDEKDVKPSLGTSAEGSVMEAYRIELLPASNSSTDGRRSVSSDARPASGSKTKEIEEAVELVLTCALKFNRPAMAKYRKLIQRLMNSASKSQEYAANKSIAYLGRLLKSQQGQGLIKGLVQNSQIVCFFRALLETPLEKFENLNYLLHVLDEIIRCVNPASNTVLLEVLVSKRAQLIRHAQKESGGVANGAGGGKQDASVGSSSSAAFGSDLLQVLSTTRSADVERKGMQQLWRTSREGLISVASTMLKGNGIKRDVVDGETELEGGNKCGLLVDWVADADSELIRVNKEQQMELLFSRSLSNSRPYLLSLMSHQASWATLYQTVDLLMGSFNAEYDPTSVLDFIDTLTRNPRLWQGRDKAVPKHEQIEYIVTLTAPQSCTFIDYILAEEKSAQSNDGPVRRLSQRVKLLLQCLPGKFAMLPAMVAYVQEYERREGTSRRTPLERTSVGKLFLKQLYLNLPPMKFILPTVGSDLYQSDMRNEPGGCVADKFTYYIVTTIASLNNPRDFQTMSAEMELIVRKLAASHPTLLLRQLSVLSALLQGRAHMDLHVLRSEYHFHLFHQVMGILELLAPLVYRDCYREGLQNGLDCFFQLLKHHGTFKESYTLIYRFVEFLQAYIGANPATAIAFVEQYSDVLIDLAHQHFDLHALQQLVQGLSMLRHTTGGASMRKHSSGGGILADLDQLAASAATYEGSMSDSRAIVDGGETSGGKPPGSNAAVGLMLAPAIRNDLLPTHWTELVAVLRSRDIDEISIPLMELDALSVKRPALLEDIFDDVIRFVQHPSPTTRQMAHNLVTRWLKQNPGSVSSNGTALTAFVQCLNHEDVTVVHSALDKTTEYTLCLQEHTPQILAAVFELGIGSRINTYNALRRVVQALKKQHAC is encoded by the coding sequence ATGGATCGGGGCAAATCGGGACCGGGCATTCGGTCCACCAAGAAGCAACAGCTAAGCCACCCCCAGGCGGAGCTGTACGCACTTGGGTCGAAATCATCCGTCGGTGGTTCGCGAGGTGACGATGCAAAGTCTCGGGTCGTCGTGGGGGGTGTCGTGTCGGACCGCAAGCGCGAAGCCACCTCCTCGATGGCCCTGGGCAGTGGCAGTGGTCCGGCGTCGGCAAAAAAGATCAAGCTTGCTTCCGGCGCGAGTGCGTCGATGGTGGGTGGCAGCAGCTCCGGGCTGGCCGGTGTGTCCGGCGTCGGTACGAGCAAAATCTCCTCCGGCGGGGACAGTTCCAGCTCCAGTAGCATACTGGAGTACTGGGAGCAGTGTGCGATGGAGTGTGAATCGGTGGATCTGGCCTCAACCGTGCTGTCGGCCATCGAGCAGCAGGACAGTGACAGCGTGGTGGGGTACATCTGCGGTGCGATAAAGCTGCTGATATCGCCCAAATCGAAATCGGAATCCGTTCTATCGCTTTCGCTGTCGTATTTGGCCCGGCTGCGGCCGCATCTGTTCTGCAACGAAACGATCACATCGGCCTTGATCGCCGTGCTCAAGCGAGACAGCGGCGGCAACGCGTTCAAGGGCCGCAACAACCCGACGATGCACATTTTGGCGTGCAATTTGCTCGCGCGAGGCTACAGCGACAAGAAACAGTGGCCGGAAAGCTTCATCCGTACGTACATTGACGACGCGATCAATGACCGTGTGTGGGTGGACTATGAGGAGTGTGCACCGTTCACGGACAATATTGTGGCGGCGTTCGGCACAAAGATTCCCCCGAAGTGGATGCTGCAGCCGGAGCTGAGTACGCTGAATCCGACGACACGGGACGGCACGCTGCCGGATGACGAGCACTCCACGGACAGTGGCATGTTTGGCGATGCGTTGGGTAAAGATCCGGACGCAAACCCGCCACGCTTTGCGCACATGCGCGAACAGCTCGAGCGCATGGTAATGGACGCGGTGAAGGATCAGCTGAACCGACGCCAGGGGCCCGACTGTTCGACGAAAAACTTTCTACGCTTTCTGTCGCTCACGTGCGGCATACTGGAGGTGAGGGCGTTCGTCGTTCCGCGGCTCGAAATGTGGATTCACAACGGCAAGCTGGTGAAGCCGGTACAGGAGCTGCTAACGTTTCTGTGCTACAACGTGACCGGCCAGAGCCCGAAGGAGCACGAGGTGCTGTCGAATCTGGCCAAGGTGCGGCTGAAATCGAAACCGCTGATCAACATCTTTATGATCGGGCTGAAGGAAATGATCAACTGTCAGCCGGAAATTCTGACTCCGCTGCTGAAGTACGTCGTGCAGAACGAGCTGTCCAATGCGCGCAACCCCAACAATATGGGCATGCTGGCGATGATGTTCCAGACCAAGCCGACCGAATCGGCCGCCAACCTGGCGGAGATCTATCAGGAGTTTCTGCTGCAGCGGGAAGATGTGTTGCGCACTTTGCGCTTCTTTCTTCGCGAGCTCGTCAAAATGCTTCGCTACGACATCAATTTGACCGTGTTTTGCAAGATGCTGCTACAGAACCGGGCGGACCTTACCCCGCAGATTGCGAGCTCGGAGTTTCGCGATCGGATCTTCCACTCGATCGTCGATCTCGTGTGTCTGTGCATGTTCCTTTCCGTGTCGCCCCAGATCCGGGAAGCGAACGTGTCGATCCGCAGTGGCCGCGAGACGAAAGGCTCCAGCGCACTGAGCGCGTTCTACCAACAGCAATCGATTATACAGGATCAAGCACTGGCCTGGATGAAGGATGTTGTGCCGCGCGTTTACAAACCAATTTCCGCGAACGATTACAAAGCCGCCCTgcacaagctgctgctgctggattcGCCCGAAGCGTACGCCAAAGGTGACCAATGGCCGCCGGAACCGGAGCGAGCGCCGCTACTCCGCATGGTGTCCGAGATTCCGCTGCAGGAGAACCTGATGCTGTGTATACTGCTGATTGGCATTGAGAAGGAGATTCCCTTCTCGATACAGGACACGATGGAGATTACGGAGCAGCTGGTGCGCAGGGCGGGATCACTGCGCCACATGGACTATCCGCCGCTGGAGATAACGGATCTGAAGATCATCGAGCTGCTGTTCAAGATGTCCGAGTACCACCATCCGGACAATATCGTGCTGCCGTCGAACTACGAACCGCCTAATCTGGCCATCTCATCGCTGTACTGGAAAACGTGGATCATTCTGCTGCTCATCTCGGCGCACAATCCCTCCTCGTTCGGGTCGTTCTGCTGGGAGCAGTACCCGATGTTGCGCCTCCTGATGGAAATGTGCATCACCAACCAGATTGGGCCGCCGAAACCGAGCGAAGAAGAGCtagcggtggcaacgctcgaGAAAGCGCAGATACTGGAGTTTGAGAACCATCTCGCCTCGAATCCGATCACCGAGCAAAACAGCTTGCTGCTGTCGCAGCTGATACTGATGGACCCGCGGGGTGTGGCGCGCCGTCCGCCAAACCCTGTGCTGGACCAGATACAGCAGCTCAACGTAAGCCACCGGTTGGGCCATCTGCTGTGTCGCAGCCGTAAGCCGGACCTGCTGCTCGAGATCATCCAGCGCCAGGGAACGTCCCAGTCGATGCCGTGGTTGGCGGATTTGGTACAAAACTCCGAGGGCGACTTCAATCACCTCCCagtgcagtgtttgtgcgaGTTTCTGCTTGCCAACTCCGGCTCGGTCATTGTGGAGGCAAGCCGGGAGGCGGAACTGCTTCTCTACCTGCAGCGCGTCCTGCAGGATGAAACGGGCGAGCATCAGATGATGATCGGCGAGGTGCTGGAGTACTTCCTGCGCCGTTTGTCTTCGTTTTCGAGCGCATCGCGCCAGTCCGCCATTCGGGGGCTGAAGTTGCTGCTGAAGGTGTTCCAGGAGGAGCACGATCCGGGCGCGACCGTACCGATCGAGGCGAACAATGGCGACTGGCTGCTGCGCTACCTGCCCATGATACCGCACTTCCCGTACGTGCGGCCGAGCGTGATCGTGCAGCTGCGGGCCGCCTGCCAGGTGGAGAACATCCCCGAGTTGGTGATGGTGTACATTCAGTTCGTGGCCGCGCACAGCGCAATGGACGGGGAGGAAGCGATGCTCGAGCACGTGATGGACATGTCGCATCTGATCGTGGAGCGGACGACCGTGTTTGCGAACATTATACCGACGCTGGCGGACCCGAGCGAGCAGCGGATACAGACGCTCAACTGCCTGTTCGTGATGTTTAACAACTTTCTGATCAAGCTGCGCGATGCGAAGGTGATACCGCACGCGTTCACCGAGTATCCGGACCTGCTGCTGGTACAGTTTGCCGACGAGAGCCAGTGTCACATCCATCTGAACATCATTCAAGCGTTCGTGATTCTTCTAACGCACTCTTCTTTTATTTCCGTCGCCGGGCAAATACTGGACTATTGGTTCCCGGAGGGAGCACCCCCGCCGCAAGCCTTCACGGTGGACGGTTCCGAGCCGGTCTGTATCCTTCCCGACTGGCTGAAGCTAAAGATGATCCGCAGCAACGTCGAGCGTCTGGTTGATGCCGCCCTGCAGGGACTGACGCCCGATCAGATTGTGCTTTTCGTGCAGAACTTTGGCACACCGATCAGCTCGATGTCGAAACTGTTGGCTCTGCTCGATCGTGCCGTGATCGTGCAGTACGAAGCGGTTAATGCCGCCATCCTCAACAAGAGCTACCTTGCGCAGCTGATCGAGATACAGCAGGCACGGGGTGCAAAGAATGGTCACATTTCGGTGGAAGCGCTCGAGCTGCTACCGCAACAGTTGGCGGCCGGTGGCGAGCAAAAGATGTCGATCGATGACGAGAAGGACGTGAAACCCTCCCTGGGGACATCGGCGGAAGGAAGCGTGATGGAAGCGTACCGCATTGAGCTGCTGCCTGCGTCAAACTCTTCCACCGACGGACGTCGCTCGGTGTCGTCCGATGCGCGACCAGCTTCCGGGTCGAAGACGAAAGAGATCGAGGAAGCGGTCGAGTTGGTGCTTACCTGTGCGCTGAAGTTTAATCGCCCCGCCATGGCCAAGTATCGCAAACTGATTCAACGGTTGATGAACTCCGCCTCCAAGTCGCAGGAATACGCTGCCAACAAATCGATCGCTTATCTGGGCCGCCTGCTGAAGAGCCAGCAGGGCCAGGGCTTGATCAAGGGGCTGGTGCAGAACTCGCAGATCGTGTGCTTCTTCCGGGCGCTGCTCGAAACGCCGCTGGAAAAGTTCGAAAACCTCAACTATCTGCTGCACGTGCTGGATGAGATCATACGCTGTGTGAATCCGGCCTCGAACACGGTACTGCTGGAGGTGCTGGTGAGCAAGCGGGCTCAGCTGATTCGTCACGCGCAGAAAGAATCGGGCGGTGTGGCGAACGGTGCCGGAGGAGGGAAGCAGGATGCATCGGTGGGAAGTAGCAGCAGTGCTGCATTCGGAAGCGATTTGTTGCAAGTGCTCTCGACGACGCGCAGTGCCGATGTGGAGCGGAAAGGCATGCAGCAGCTGTGGCGTACGAGCCGCGAAGGGCTGATCAGTGTCGCCTCCACCATGCTGAAGGGCAACGGAATCAAGCGGGATGTGGTGGACGGCGAAACAGAGCTGGAGGGTGGTAACAAGTGCGGTCTGCTGGTGGATTGGGTGGCCGATGCGGACTCGGAGCTGATACGCGTCAACAAGGAGCAGCAGATGGAGCTACTGTTTAGCCGGAGTCTTTCAAACTCGCGCCCGTATCTTCTGTCCCTCATGTCGCATCAGGCGAGCTGGGCAACACTCTACCAAACGGTGGATTTACTGATGGGATCGTTCAATGCAGAGTACGATCCTACCTCGGTGCTGGACTTTATCGACACACTCACGCGCAATCCTCGCCTTTGGCAGGGTCGCGATAAGGCTGTCCCGAAGCATGAACAGATCGAGTACATTGTAACGCTTACCGCGCCACAATCGTGCACCTTTATCGACTACATACTGGCGGAGGAGAAAAGCGCCCAATCCAACGACGGTCCAGTTCGACGCTTGAGCCAACGcgtgaagctgctgctgcagtgtcTGCCGGGCAAGTTTGCGATGCTACCGGCAATGGTGGCGTACGTGCAAGAGTACGAACGACGGGAGGGCACGTCCCGTCGCACCCCATTAGAGCGCACTTCGGTGGGTAAACTGTTTTTGAAACAACTCTACCTAAACCTGCCCCCGATGAAGTTCATCCTGCCGACCGTCGGTTCGGACCTGTATCAGTCCGACATGCGCAACGAGCCCGGCGGATGTGTGGCGGACAAGTTTACGTACTACATCGTCACGACCATCGCGTCGCTGAACAATCCGCGCGACTTCCAAACGATGTCCGCCGAGATGGAGCTGATCGTGCGGAAGCTGGCCGCATCACACccgacgctgctgctgcgccagCTGTCCGTACTGTCGGCATTGCTGCAGGGCCGGGCGCACATGGATTTGCACGTGCTGCGGTCGGAGTATCACTTCCACCTGTTCCATCAGGTGATGGGCATTTTGGAGCTGCTGGCACCGCTCGTCTACCGGGACTGCTATCGGGAGGGGCTGCAGAACGGGTTGGATTGCTTCTTCCAGCTGCTGAAACATCACGGTACGTTTAAGGAAAGCTACACCCTCATCTACCGGTTCGTGGAGTTCCTGCAGGCGTACATCGGGGCCAACCCGGCGACGGCGATCGCTTTCGTGGAGCAGTACAGCGACGTTCTGATCGATCTCGCCCATCAGCACTTTGATCTGCACGCCCTGCAGCAACTGGTGCAGGGGCTTTCGATGCTACGGCACACGACGGGTGGCGCCTCGATGAGGAAGCACTCCTCCGGGGGAGGCATTCTGGCCGATCTCGATCAGCTGGCAGCGAGCGCAGCAACGTACGAAGGCTCGATGAGCGATAGTCGTGCGATAGTCGATGGAGGAGAAACGTCCGGTGGAAAACCGCCCGGTAGCAATGCAGCAGTAGGACTCATGCTTGCGCCCGCCATCCGGAACGACTTGCTGCCCACGCACTGGACGGAGCTGGTGGCAGTGTTGCGGTCGCGAGATATCGATGAAATTTCCATCCCACTAATGGAGCTGGACGCACTGTCCGTGAAGCGGCCCGCCCTGCTCGAGGACATCTTCGACGATGTGATCCGGTTCGTGCAGCATCCATCCCCGACGACGCGCCAGATGGCCCACAATCTGGTGACACGCTGGCTGAAGCAAAACCCGGGCAGTGTTAGCTCGAACGGGACGGCACTGACGGCGTTTGTGCAGTGCCTGAACCACGAGGACGTGACGGTGGTGCACAGTGCGCTGGACAAGACGACGGAGTACACGCTGTGCCTGCAGGAGCACACGCCCCAGATACTGGCGGCGGTGTTCGAGCTGGGCATCGGGAGCCGCATCAACACGTACAATGCGCTGCGACGAGTCGTTCAGGCGCTCAAGAAGCAACATGCCTGCTAA